The following are encoded together in the Pleurocapsa sp. FMAR1 genome:
- a CDS encoding filamentous hemagglutinin N-terminal domain-containing protein, with product MKPAFLASALQLSSLILVATLFSKANPALSQIIPDDMGTESSVVNPRDANSESIDGGAVRGQNLFHSFTEFNVGEDRGVYFANPDAVTNIFSRVTGNDVSNILGTLGVDGAANLYLINPNGIVFGEGASLDVQGSFTATTADGIEFGEQGSFSAINAESPNLLTINPSAYLFNQVAPGAIANNSQASADFNPSPSFDDSYFGLRVPDGQNLLLLGGNVEADGGGLTASGGRIDISAIAGEGVIGLNNNGSLNISDNISRGDVSLTNGAKFSVTGDGGGDIAIAAKNIRIDSASTITTGIYSSLSSPDLTI from the coding sequence ATGAAACCTGCTTTTCTCGCCTCTGCTTTACAACTTTCTTCTTTAATTCTGGTTGCTACTCTGTTTAGCAAAGCCAACCCCGCTTTATCTCAAATAATACCAGACGATATGGGTACAGAAAGTTCGGTTGTTAATCCCAGAGATGCCAACAGTGAAAGCATTGATGGTGGTGCGGTACGGGGACAAAATCTCTTTCACAGTTTTACTGAATTTAATGTCGGCGAGGATAGAGGAGTTTATTTTGCCAACCCCGATGCTGTAACTAACATCTTCTCTCGTGTTACTGGTAATGATGTTTCTAATATTTTAGGAACTTTAGGCGTAGATGGTGCTGCTAATTTATATTTGATTAATCCTAATGGAATTGTCTTTGGCGAAGGTGCTTCTTTAGATGTACAGGGTTCTTTTACTGCCACAACTGCCGATGGGATTGAATTTGGCGAACAAGGTTCTTTCAGTGCTATTAATGCAGAATCACCGAATTTATTAACAATAAATCCTTCTGCTTATTTATTTAATCAGGTTGCTCCTGGTGCGATCGCCAACAATTCTCAAGCTTCTGCCGATTTTAATCCTTCACCATCTTTCGATGATAGTTACTTTGGTTTGAGAGTACCAGATGGTCAGAATTTATTACTACTTGGTGGCAATGTTGAAGCGGATGGTGGCGGACTAACAGCAAGTGGTGGTCGAATTGATATTAGTGCAATAGCAGGAGAAGGAGTTATTGGACTAAACAACAATGGGAGTTTGAATATTTCAGATAATATTTCTAGAGGAGATGTCTCGTTAACTAACGGTGCAAAATTTTCAGTTACTGGAGATGGCGGTGGAGATATAGCGATCGCCGCCAAAAATATTAGAATTGATTCAGCAAGTACTATCACAACTGGCATTTATAGCAGTTTGAGTTCGCCTGATTTGACAATATAA
- a CDS encoding two-partner secretion domain-containing protein: MRSLLFYSLVVSGILIFKCERAFSQITPDNTLGAESSVVNTRDATSESIDGGAVRGQNLFHSFQEFNVDAGRGAYFANPDAVTNIFSRVTGGNPSNILGTLGVDGAANLFLINPNGIIFGQGASLDVQGSFTATTADGVEFGEQGFFSAVNPESPNLLTINPSAYFFNQLSPGAIANNSIGLRVPDGQNLSLLGGDVNVDGGVLVASGGRIDIAAIAGQGIVELNSNGSFNIPDSIARGDVSLTNGAGFFVIGNGGGDIAIAAKNIDIFSGSGLYAGISSNSGLPDAQAGDITINATDNIAVDESFILNQIRSEAVGNAGDIFINANSLQVFNGSQIASSTFGQGDGGDVTVRVSNIELAATSSDGQFASGLFTTVLSQAQGNGGNLTINTDNLSLSDRAKISASTFGKGDAGDISITADNSITLDTSSYIFNNVERSETVGDAGKIEINTGSLSVTNGSQIDSFTRGQGNAGNITIQARNAVTFDGSASFSSVEAGAIGDGGDINIQTGNLVARNGGTIAASTLGKGDTGNLSITADNSITLDTSSYIFNNVERSETVGDAGKIEINTGSLSVTNGSQIDSFTRGQGNAGNITIQARNAVTFDGSALLSSVEAGAIGDGGNITIKAGSLSLTNGGLNVGVRQASDSLPSGKGDGGNINIQTGNLVARNGGTIAASTFGKGDTGNLSITADNSITLDTSSYIFNNVESIDAVGDAGKIEINTGSLSVTNGSQIDSFTRGQGNAGDITIQASNAVTFDGFDNNGLLSASASSVEAGGKGDGGDITIKAGSLSLTNGGLDVGVRQASDSLPSGKGDGGDINIQTGNLVARNGGTIAASTLGKGNSGNLSITADNSISLDTSSSILNNVGSGDAVGNAGQIEITTGSLSVANGSQINSLTRGRGDAGDITIQARNDVTFDGLENNGLRSASFSSVEAGGKGDGGDITIKAGSLSLTNGGLLDVRVRQASDSLPSGRGEGGDINIQTGNLVARNGGTIAASTFGQGNAGKLEIKANSLNLDNNAFISSVSETNFDAGDITLNIANSIQATDSSISTSSTQSSGGNLTINAGDIKLRGNSDLTSDIASGQGSGGNINITADSVIAFDDSDIFASAPEGKGGNITLNTPAYFGENFTLNSLTADPSTLDNNSRADVNATGAVSGSVAIPDVSFIQNSLNDLPNNSINTDELVANSCVVPVGNRSQGKFIITGTESLPVRPGDNLPFKYPTGEVRNVPEKPTGWQPGNPIIEPQGAYRLANGKLVLSRQCSR, translated from the coding sequence ATGCGATCTCTCTTATTTTATAGTCTTGTAGTTAGTGGAATATTAATCTTTAAATGCGAGCGCGCCTTTTCCCAGATTACCCCCGACAATACTTTAGGTGCTGAAAGTTCGGTAGTTAATACTAGAGATGCTACCAGCGAAAGTATAGATGGTGGTGCAGTACGGGGACAAAACCTCTTTCACAGTTTCCAAGAGTTTAATGTGGATGCAGGCAGAGGGGCATATTTTGCTAATCCTGATGCTGTAACTAATATCTTCTCTCGCGTTACAGGGGGAAATCCTTCAAATATCTTAGGTACGTTAGGAGTTGATGGTGCAGCTAATTTGTTTTTGATTAATCCTAATGGCATTATTTTTGGTCAAGGTGCGAGTTTAGATGTGCAGGGATCTTTTACTGCCACTACTGCCGATGGGGTTGAGTTTGGCGAACAAGGTTTTTTTAGTGCGGTTAATCCAGAATCACCGAATTTATTAACAATAAATCCGTCTGCTTATTTCTTTAATCAGCTTTCTCCAGGTGCGATCGCTAATAATTCCATTGGATTGAGAGTACCAGATGGTCAGAATTTATCACTACTTGGTGGCGATGTTAACGTTGATGGTGGTGTTTTAGTCGCAAGTGGTGGTCGCATCGATATTGCTGCAATAGCAGGACAAGGTATTGTCGAATTAAATAGCAATGGGAGTTTTAATATTCCCGATAGTATTGCCAGAGGAGATGTCTCGTTAACTAATGGTGCTGGATTTTTTGTTATTGGAAATGGAGGTGGAGATATTGCGATCGCGGCTAAAAATATTGATATTTTTTCAGGAAGTGGTCTCTATGCTGGTATTTCCAGTAATTCGGGTTTACCTGATGCTCAAGCGGGAGATATTACAATTAATGCAACTGACAATATAGCAGTAGATGAAAGCTTTATTCTAAATCAAATACGTTCAGAAGCAGTCGGCAATGCTGGAGATATTTTCATTAATGCTAATTCTCTTCAAGTTTTCAATGGTAGTCAAATAGCATCTTCTACTTTTGGACAAGGAGATGGCGGAGATGTTACTGTTCGCGTTTCTAATATAGAATTGGCAGCGACTAGCAGTGATGGACAATTTGCTAGTGGTTTGTTTACTACTGTTCTATCTCAAGCACAAGGTAATGGCGGTAATTTAACCATTAACACAGATAATCTAAGTCTGAGCGATCGCGCTAAAATATCAGCTAGTACTTTTGGCAAAGGAGATGCTGGGGATATTTCCATTACCGCCGATAATTCAATCACTCTCGATACTAGCTCATATATTTTCAACAATGTAGAGAGGAGTGAGACGGTGGGCGATGCTGGCAAAATTGAGATTAATACTGGTTCACTTTCGGTAACCAATGGTAGTCAAATTGATTCCTTTACTCGCGGACAGGGTAATGCAGGAAATATAACTATTCAAGCAAGAAATGCCGTTACTTTTGATGGAAGTGCTTCATTTAGTAGTGTCGAAGCAGGTGCTATAGGTGATGGTGGCGATATTAATATTCAAACAGGAAATTTAGTTGCAAGAAACGGTGGAACAATTGCTGCTAGTACTTTAGGCAAAGGAGATACGGGTAATCTTTCCATTACCGCCGATAATTCAATCACTCTCGATACTAGCTCATATATTTTCAACAATGTAGAGAGGAGTGAGACGGTGGGCGATGCTGGCAAAATTGAGATTAATACTGGTTCACTTTCGGTAACCAATGGTAGTCAAATTGATTCCTTTACTCGCGGACAGGGTAATGCAGGAAATATAACTATTCAAGCAAGAAATGCCGTTACTTTTGATGGAAGTGCTTTACTTAGTAGTGTCGAAGCAGGTGCTATAGGTGATGGTGGCAATATAACTATCAAAGCGGGTTCTTTATCTTTAACTAATGGAGGACTAAACGTTGGCGTTCGTCAGGCTTCAGACTCCCTTCCAAGTGGCAAAGGTGATGGTGGCAATATCAACATTCAAACAGGAAATTTAGTTGCAAGAAACGGTGGAACAATTGCTGCTAGTACTTTTGGCAAAGGAGATACGGGGAATCTTTCCATTACAGCCGATAATTCAATTACTCTCGATACTAGTTCATATATTTTCAACAACGTTGAGAGTATTGACGCGGTGGGCGATGCAGGTAAAATTGAGATTAATACTGGTTCTCTTTCGGTAACCAATGGTAGTCAAATTGATTCCTTTACTCGCGGACAGGGTAATGCGGGAGATATAACTATTCAAGCCTCAAATGCCGTTACTTTTGATGGATTCGATAATAATGGATTGCTTAGTGCTTCAGCTAGTAGTGTCGAAGCAGGTGGCAAAGGCGACGGTGGCGATATAACTATCAAAGCGGGTTCTTTATCTCTAACTAATGGAGGACTAGACGTTGGCGTTCGTCAGGCTTCAGACTCCCTTCCAAGTGGCAAAGGCGACGGTGGCGATATCAACATTCAAACAGGAAATTTAGTTGCAAGAAACGGTGGAACAATTGCTGCTAGTACTTTAGGCAAAGGAAATTCAGGTAATCTTTCCATTACCGCCGATAATTCAATTTCTCTCGATACTAGTTCATCTATTCTCAACAATGTCGGGAGTGGTGATGCGGTTGGCAATGCTGGTCAAATCGAGATTACGACTGGTTCGCTGTCGGTGGCTAATGGCTCTCAAATTAATTCCTTGACTCGCGGACGGGGTGATGCTGGAGATATAACTATTCAAGCAAGAAATGACGTTACTTTTGATGGATTAGAGAATAATGGATTACGCAGTGCTTCATTTAGTAGTGTGGAAGCTGGTGGCAAAGGCGACGGTGGCGATATAACTATCAAAGCGGGTTCTTTATCTCTAACTAATGGAGGACTATTAGACGTTAGAGTTCGTCAGGCTTCAGACTCCCTTCCAAGTGGCAGAGGTGAAGGTGGCGATATTAATATTCAAACAGGAAATTTAGTTGCAAGAAACGGTGGAACAATTGCTGCTAGTACTTTTGGTCAAGGGAATGCTGGAAAACTAGAAATTAAGGCAAATTCTCTCAATCTAGATAATAATGCATTTATTTCAAGTGTTAGCGAAACTAATTTTGATGCAGGAGATATTACTCTCAATATAGCCAATTCTATACAAGCAACAGATAGCTCAATCTCTACTAGTTCAACCCAATCTTCAGGGGGTAATTTAACTATTAATGCAGGGGACATAAAGCTTCGAGGCAACAGCGATCTCACTAGCGATATTGCTTCTGGGCAAGGTAGTGGCGGAAATATCAATATAACTGCTGATTCGGTTATTGCTTTTGACGATAGCGATATCTTTGCTTCTGCACCAGAAGGAAAAGGAGGCAATATTACCTTAAATACTCCTGCTTACTTTGGGGAGAACTTTACTCTCAATTCTCTAACTGCCGATCCTAGTACTCTAGACAATAACTCTCGCGCTGATGTCAATGCGACAGGAGCAGTATCGGGTTCGGTTGCTATTCCCGATGTGAGTTTTATTCAAAACAGTCTTAATGATTTACCAAATAACTCGATTAATACCGATGAATTAGTGGCTAATAGTTGCGTTGTGCCAGTAGGTAATAGAAGCCAGGGTAAATTTATTATTACTGGGACTGAAAGCTTACCAGTACGTCCTGGAGATAATCTACCTTTTAAATATCCGACAGGAGAAGTGCGGAATGTACCTGAAAAGCCAACTGGTTGGCAACCAGGCAACCCTATTATTGAACCCCAAGGGGCTTATCGTTTAGCTAATGGCAAGTTAGTGTTGAGTCGCCAGTGTTCCCGATAA
- a CDS encoding pre-peptidase C-terminal domain-containing protein, which yields MTLQTREFSNFSLNNSQEPGDNFNTALNLGTLNSGLTVREFVGSIDTTDLYQFTLDRTGEINLDLEGLSADADLGIFDSNDILIGLSENSDSASETLSGILDAGTYYASVVSYDGDDTDYNLNFALSNSSSATPDPGETFDTALNLGAINGNTTILESVGSSDTADFYQFEIAQPSDFSLFLDGLNGDADVKLYDRNGELLDVSQNYGTEAESFGNTIQPGTYFVSVNSYDGVETDYTLNLSTTGTSEPRDNPTAQDPGNSLDTALQLGNLNANFSAQETVGINDNVDYYEFSVSESGIFTADLSGLAADADIRLINDVNANGVIDQGEVTAWQWEIGNNSESIRSFLDSGDYFLEVGTRDNQTTNYTVETDFTAAVSDPLAFNIEIAWGQGSEGLSQGMVDGIYEAADFWENVISHSSFDSNQTLTIEVGGEVQEWGTDGGVLASAAPYTNETDLNGNIMPVYGISSINTDPNAIEALSSDLERFTRVMIHEFGHVMGIGTLWDDLIDPLTGTYNADTYAGIAYGQLSDNLAPTAIPLTTGVGSGSDLAHWREEVFGNELMTHSAEYPGESMPLSQMTIASLRDIGWNVNYGAAEYYPDSFTQQATQSLISTTDASSTITQNIIETVGIYEENTLFG from the coding sequence ATGACATTGCAGACACGGGAATTCAGCAATTTTTCGCTCAATAACAGTCAAGAACCAGGAGATAACTTTAACACTGCGCTAAATTTAGGAACACTTAATAGCGGTTTGACCGTTCGAGAGTTTGTCGGTTCTATTGACACCACAGATTTGTATCAATTTACATTAGATCGAACTGGAGAAATTAACCTTGATTTGGAAGGATTGAGTGCAGATGCAGATCTAGGAATTTTTGATAGTAACGATATTTTAATTGGTTTATCTGAAAACTCTGATTCTGCTTCAGAAACTCTTAGTGGTATTCTTGATGCTGGCACTTATTATGCCTCTGTAGTTTCTTATGATGGCGACGATACCGACTATAACTTAAACTTCGCTCTTTCTAATTCGTCTTCCGCGACACCAGACCCTGGTGAAACCTTTGATACAGCACTAAATCTAGGTGCGATCAATGGCAACACAACAATTCTCGAAAGTGTGGGTAGCAGCGATACAGCAGATTTTTATCAGTTTGAAATCGCACAACCTAGTGATTTTAGTCTTTTTCTCGATGGTTTAAATGGTGATGCTGATGTCAAATTATACGATCGCAATGGTGAATTGCTAGATGTATCTCAAAACTATGGTACAGAAGCAGAATCTTTCGGTAACACGATACAACCTGGTACTTATTTTGTTAGCGTCAATTCCTATGACGGGGTTGAAACTGATTACACTCTCAATCTTTCTACTACTGGAACTTCTGAGCCTCGCGATAATCCTACAGCACAAGACCCTGGTAATAGTCTTGATACAGCTTTACAACTAGGAAATCTCAATGCTAATTTTAGCGCACAAGAAACCGTCGGAATTAATGACAACGTTGACTACTATGAATTTAGCGTTAGCGAATCAGGTATTTTTACGGCGGATTTATCGGGATTAGCTGCCGATGCCGATATTCGTTTGATTAATGATGTTAACGCTAATGGTGTGATCGATCAAGGAGAAGTCACAGCGTGGCAATGGGAAATAGGTAACAATAGCGAGTCAATTCGTTCTTTTTTAGATTCAGGAGACTATTTTTTAGAAGTTGGTACTCGCGATAATCAAACCACAAACTATACTGTAGAAACTGATTTTACTGCTGCCGTTAGCGATCCTCTGGCTTTCAATATAGAAATTGCTTGGGGACAGGGTTCTGAAGGCTTGAGTCAAGGAATGGTTGATGGAATATATGAAGCAGCAGATTTTTGGGAAAACGTAATTTCTCACAGCAGCTTTGATAGTAATCAAACTTTAACTATCGAAGTAGGTGGAGAGGTTCAAGAGTGGGGAACCGATGGCGGAGTTTTAGCTTCCGCAGCACCTTACACAAATGAAACTGACCTAAACGGAAATATTATGCCTGTCTATGGCATTTCCTCTATTAATACCGATCCTAATGCTATAGAAGCTCTCAGTTCCGATCTCGAACGCTTTACTCGTGTCATGATTCATGAATTTGGTCATGTGATGGGTATTGGTACTCTATGGGATGACCTAATCGATCCCCTTACTGGCACATACAATGCCGATACCTATGCAGGAATTGCTTACGGTCAATTGTCCGATAATCTTGCACCTACAGCAATTCCTCTGACTACTGGAGTAGGATCAGGTTCGGATCTAGCTCATTGGCGTGAAGAAGTTTTTGGCAATGAATTAATGACTCACTCAGCAGAATATCCTGGTGAATCTATGCCTTTGAGCCAAATGACAATCGCTTCTTTACGGGATATCGGTTGGAACGTTAACTATGGTGCAGCAGAATATTATCCTGATAGCTTTACCCAGCAAGCTACTCAATCTTTAATCAGCACTACTGATGCTTCGAGTACTATTACTCAAAACATTATAGAAACAGTGGGTATTTATGAAGAAAATACTCTCTTTGGTTAG
- a CDS encoding two-partner secretion domain-containing protein: protein MRSLLFYSLVVSGILIFKCERAFSQITPDNTLGAESSVVNTRDATSESIDGGAVRGQNLFHSFQEFNVDAGRGAYFANPDAVTNIFSRVTGGNPSNILGTLGVDGAANLFLINPNGIIFGQGASLDVQGSFTATTADGVEFGEQGFFSAVNPESPKLLTINPSAYFFNQLSPGAIANNSIGLRVPDGQNLLLLGGDVNVDGGGIVASGGRIDLGAIAGQGVIGLNSNGSLNIPDSIARGDVSLTNGAAFLVYGDGGGDIAIAAKNINILSRSNLNAGVFSNSSLPDAQAGDITIDATDNIIVDNGRVANEVSLEAVGNAGDIFINANSLQVLNGSLIESLTSGQGDSGNVTVRASNIELAGTSSDGQLSSSLFTNIGSQAQGNGGNLTINTDNLSLSDRAEISASTFGQGDTGNISITADNSISLDASSYILNNVQSIDAVGDAGKIEITTGSLSATNGSQIDSFTRGRGNAGNISITADNSVSLDTSSYILNNVESSDAVGNAGKIEITTGSLSATNGSQIDSATRGRGNAGDITIQASNAVTFDGFDNNGFPSASFSSVEAGSEGDGGNINIQTGNLVARNGGQINAGTLGKGDTGNISITADNSVSLDTSSSIVNNVQGIDAVGDAGKIEITTGSLSATNGSQIDSFTRGRGNAGDITIQARNAVTFDGFDNNGLPSASFSSVEAGSEGDGGNINIQTRNLVVRNGGEINASTLGKGDTGNIFITADNSISLDVGSRIVNNVQGIDAVGDAGKIEITTGSLSATNGSQIDSFTRGRGNAGNITIQARNDVIFDGLDNNGLATGSFSSVEAGGKGDGGDINIQTGNLVVRNGGQIIAGTSGKGDTGNIFITADNSISLDASSYIFNNVESIDAVGDAGKIEINTGSLLATNGSQIDSFTRGQGNAGNITIQASNDVTFDGFGNNGLFSAAFSSVEAGGKGDGGNINLTARSLSLTNGGKLDVGVRQASASLPSGRGKGGNINIDVDDALTIADGSRINAITFGQGNAGKLEIKANSLNLDNNAFISSVSETNFDAGDITLNIANSIQATDSSISTSSTQSSGGNLTINAGDIKLRGNSDLTTDIASGQGSGGNINITADSVIAFDDSDIFASAPEGQGGNVTLDTPAYFGENFTLNSLTANPDTLDNNSRADVNATGAVSSGTVSIPNVSFIQNSLNDLPNNSINTDELVANSCVVPVGDRSQGKFIITGTESLPVRPGDNLPSKYPTGEVRNVPEKPSGWQPGDPIIEPQGAYRLANGKLVLSRQCSR from the coding sequence ATGCGATCGCTCTTATTTTATAGTCTTGTAGTTAGTGGAATATTAATCTTTAAATGCGAGCGCGCCTTTTCCCAGATTACCCCCGACAATACTTTAGGTGCTGAAAGTTCGGTAGTTAATACTAGAGATGCTACCAGCGAAAGTATAGATGGTGGTGCAGTACGGGGACAAAACCTCTTTCACAGTTTCCAAGAGTTTAATGTGGATGCAGGCAGAGGGGCATATTTTGCTAATCCTGATGCTGTAACTAATATCTTCTCTCGCGTTACAGGGGGAAATCCTTCAAATATCTTAGGCACATTAGGCGTAGATGGTGCAGCTAATTTGTTTTTGATTAATCCCAATGGCATTATTTTTGGTCAAGGTGCGAGTTTAGATGTGCAGGGATCTTTTACTGCCACTACTGCCGATGGGGTTGAGTTTGGCGAACAAGGTTTTTTTAGTGCGGTTAATCCAGAATCACCGAAGTTATTAACGATTAATCCGTCTGCTTATTTCTTTAATCAGCTTTCTCCAGGTGCGATCGCTAATAATTCCATTGGATTGAGAGTACCAGATGGTCAGAATTTATTACTACTTGGTGGCGATGTTAACGTCGATGGTGGTGGTATAGTCGCAAGTGGTGGTCGAATCGATCTTGGTGCAATAGCAGGACAAGGGGTTATTGGACTAAATAGCAATGGGAGTTTGAATATTCCCGATAGTATTGCCAGAGGAGATGTTTCGTTAACTAATGGTGCTGCATTTTTAGTTTATGGAGATGGAGGTGGAGATATTGCGATCGCCGCTAAAAATATTAATATTCTTTCACGAAGTAATTTGAATGCTGGTGTTTTCAGTAATTCTAGTTTACCTGATGCTCAAGCGGGAGATATTACAATTGATGCGACTGACAATATAATAGTAGATAACGGTAGAGTCGCAAATGAAGTTTCTTTAGAAGCAGTCGGCAATGCTGGAGATATTTTCATTAATGCTAATTCTCTTCAAGTTTTAAATGGTAGTCTAATAGAATCTCTTACTTCTGGACAAGGAGATAGCGGAAATGTAACTGTTCGCGCTTCTAATATAGAATTGGCAGGGACTAGCAGTGATGGACAACTTTCAAGTAGTTTATTTACTAATATTGGATCTCAAGCACAAGGTAATGGCGGTAATTTAACCATTAACACAGATAATCTAAGTCTGAGCGATCGCGCTGAAATATCAGCTTCTACTTTTGGACAAGGAGATACGGGGAATATTTCCATTACCGCCGATAATTCAATTTCTCTTGATGCTAGCTCATATATTCTCAATAACGTCCAAAGTATTGATGCAGTTGGCGATGCTGGCAAAATTGAGATTACAACTGGTTCGCTTTCAGCAACCAATGGTAGTCAAATTGATTCCTTTACTCGCGGACGAGGAAATGCGGGGAATATTTCTATTACCGCCGATAATTCAGTTTCTCTCGATACTAGTTCATATATTCTCAACAATGTCGAGAGTAGTGATGCAGTTGGCAATGCTGGCAAAATTGAGATTACAACTGGTTCACTTTCAGCAACCAATGGTAGTCAAATTGATTCCGCTACTCGCGGACGGGGCAATGCTGGAGATATAACTATTCAAGCCTCAAATGCCGTTACTTTTGATGGATTCGATAATAATGGATTTCCCAGTGCTTCATTTAGTAGTGTCGAAGCAGGTAGTGAAGGCGATGGTGGCAATATCAACATTCAAACAGGAAATTTAGTTGCAAGAAACGGTGGACAAATTAATGCTGGTACTTTAGGCAAAGGAGATACGGGGAATATTTCCATTACCGCCGATAATTCAGTTTCTCTCGATACTAGTTCATCTATTGTCAATAACGTCCAAGGTATTGATGCAGTTGGCGATGCAGGTAAAATTGAGATTACGACTGGTTCTCTTTCAGCAACCAATGGTAGTCAAATTGATTCCTTTACTCGTGGACGAGGCAATGCTGGAGATATAACTATTCAAGCAAGAAATGCCGTTACTTTTGATGGATTCGATAATAATGGATTACCCAGTGCTTCATTTAGTAGTGTCGAAGCAGGTAGTGAAGGCGATGGTGGCAATATCAACATTCAAACAAGAAATTTAGTTGTTAGAAACGGTGGAGAAATTAATGCTAGTACTTTAGGAAAAGGAGATACGGGGAATATTTTCATTACCGCCGATAATTCAATTTCTCTCGATGTTGGCTCAAGGATTGTCAATAACGTCCAAGGTATTGATGCAGTTGGCGATGCTGGCAAAATTGAGATTACGACTGGTTCTCTTTCAGCAACCAATGGTAGTCAAATTGATTCCTTTACACGCGGACGAGGAAATGCGGGAAATATAACTATTCAAGCAAGAAATGACGTTATTTTTGATGGATTAGATAATAATGGATTAGCCACTGGTTCATTTAGTAGTGTCGAAGCAGGTGGCAAAGGCGACGGTGGCGATATCAACATTCAAACAGGAAATTTAGTTGTTAGAAACGGTGGACAAATTATTGCTGGTACTTCAGGCAAAGGAGATACGGGGAATATTTTCATTACAGCCGATAATTCAATCTCTCTTGATGCTAGCTCATATATTTTCAACAATGTCGAGAGTATTGACGCGGTGGGCGATGCTGGCAAAATTGAGATTAATACTGGTTCACTTTTAGCAACCAATGGTAGTCAAATAGATTCCTTTACTCGCGGACAGGGTAATGCGGGAAATATAACTATTCAAGCCTCCAATGACGTTACTTTTGATGGATTCGGTAACAATGGATTATTCAGTGCTGCATTTAGTAGTGTCGAAGCAGGTGGCAAAGGCGATGGAGGAAATATCAATCTTACAGCTCGTTCTTTATCTCTAACTAATGGAGGAAAATTAGACGTTGGCGTTCGTCAGGCTTCAGCGTCTCTTCCAAGTGGCAGAGGTAAAGGTGGTAATATCAATATTGATGTGGATGATGCTCTAACAATTGCTGACGGAAGCAGAATTAATGCTATTACTTTTGGTCAAGGTAATGCTGGAAAACTAGAAATTAAGGCAAATTCTCTCAATCTAGATAATAATGCATTTATTTCAAGTGTTAGCGAAACTAATTTTGATGCAGGAGATATTACTCTTAATATAGCCAATTCTATACAAGCAACAGATAGCTCAATCTCTACTAGTTCAACCCAATCTTCAGGGGGTAATTTAACTATTAATGCAGGAGACATAAAGCTTCGAGGCAACAGCGATCTCACTACCGATATTGCTTCTGGGCAAGGCAGTGGCGGAAATATCAATATAACTGCTGATTCGGTTATTGCTTTTGACGACAGCGATATCTTTGCTTCTGCACCAGAAGGACAAGGAGGCAATGTTACCTTAGATACTCCTGCTTATTTTGGAGAAAACTTTACTCTCAATTCTTTAACTGCTAATCCCGATACTCTAGACAATAACTCTCGCGCTGATGTCAACGCTACAGGTGCAGTATCATCTGGTACAGTTTCTATTCCTAATGTGAGTTTTATTCAAAACAGTCTTAATGATTTACCAAATAACTCGATTAATACCGATGAATTAGTCGCAAATAGTTGCGTTGTGCCAGTAGGTGATAGAAGCCAGGGTAAATTTATTATTACTGGGACTGAAAGCTTACCAGTACGTCCTGGAGATAATCTACCTTCTAAATATCCGACAGGAGAAGTACGGAATGTACCTGAAAAGCCAAGTGGTTGGCAACCAGGCGACCCTATTATTGAACCCCAAGGGGCTTATCGTTTAGCCAATGGCAAGTTAGTGTTGAGTCGCCAGTGTTCCCGATAA